One window of Quercus robur chromosome 12, dhQueRobu3.1, whole genome shotgun sequence genomic DNA carries:
- the LOC126709308 gene encoding G-type lectin S-receptor-like serine/threonine-protein kinase LECRK3, whose product MEPCESNFICKQSERITERTSYFLVMASLLFFIFLSAIITTEAQKGESIVNLGSSLTPTSKSSWQSKSGFYAFGFYQQANGYAVGVFFAGIPGKTVVWTANRDEPPALASVTLNFTSDGRLIMQSAQGEETAIVNPPEGAASASMLDSGNFVLYNSDKKIIWQSFESPTNTLLQGQRLTAGNELFSSVSESDQSTGIFRLKMQTDGNLVQYPVQTPDTGAYAYWSSGTFGKGSNVSLCLDDDGRPYLLNSTGTTLINLTQGGYPTKDVVYFMRIDADGIFRLYSHNLDKNGNFSVIWQSSNNKCDPKGLCGLNGFCTMNDLDAKCLCLPGFASVDQRNRSSGCVRNFTAESCMSKDESVKYIMQAVPNTVWEDNSFSSLTLLTKDDCEAACLKDCNCEAATYSDRVCQKQRLPLRFGGRELSGVNIAFIKVAISTSTINKIEPLGRERYSRKDIMILGISFGAFGLIMSVISAIAIYNNRVRAYRRLSNSGNVDLTADVSPRSFTYSDLEKMTNGFKEELGRGSFGIVYKGTIWDGQKIVAVKRLEKVLTEGEREFQTEMKVIGRTHHKNLVRLLGYCHDGENRLLVYEYMSNGSLADILFNPEKKLCWDERIEIARNIAKGILYLHEECESQIIHCDIKPQNILMDEYRCPKISDFGLAKLLKPDQTNTFTGIRGTKGYVAPEWHRNQPVTVKADVYSFGIVLLELICCRKSVDWSFPEEEAILEEWAYSCFEARELDKLVSGKDVDKRQLERIVEVGLWCILDEPSLRPSMKKVLLMLEGTVDVSIPSSPTSFLSTV is encoded by the coding sequence ATGGAGCCGTGTGAGTCAAATTTCATTTGCAAACAGAGTGAAAGAATAACAGAGAGAACTAGCTATTTTCTAGTAATGGCAAGtctcttgttttttatttttctctcagcAATTATCACTACAGAAGCCCAAAAAGGGGAATCCATTGTAAACCTTGGCTCTTCTTTAACCCCTACCTCCAAGTCTTCATGGCAGTCAAAATCTGGTTTCTATGCCTTTGGCTTCTACCAACAAGCCAATGGCTATGCTGTTGGAGTTTTTTTTGCTGGGATTCCTGGAAAGACAGTAGTCTGGACAGCCAACCGAGACGAACCTCCAGCTCTCGCTAGTGTTACATTGAATTTCACTAGTGATGGTAGACTCATCATGCAATCGGCACAAGGCGAAGAGACGGCCATTGTCAATCCTCCAGAAGGTGCAGCATCAGCATCAATGCTTGATTCGGGAAACTTTGTTCTCTATAATTCGGATAAGAAGATTATATGGCAAAGTTTTGAATCCCCAACGAATACCCTCTTACAAGGTCAGCGTCTCACAGCTGGAAATGAGTTGTTTTCAAGTGTTTCAGAATCTGATCAATCGACAGGAATATTTCGTCTGAAAATGCAGACGGATGGAAACCTTGTGCAGTACCCAGTGCAAACCCCAGATACGGGTGCATATGCTTATTGGTCTTCTGGAACATTTGGAAAAGGCAGTAATGTTTCACTATGTCTGGATGATGATGGTCGACCTTACTTGCTCAATTCCACCGGCACAACCTTAATAAATCTGACTCAAGGCGGATATCCAACAAAAGATGTAGTGTATTTTATGCGAATTGACGCCGATGGGATCTTCAGGCTATACTCACACAATTTGGATAAGAATGGGAATTTCTCAGTCATATGGCAATCTTCCAATAATAAGTGTGACCCTAAGGGCCTGTGTGGTCTCAATGGGTTTTGCACTATGAATGATCTGGATGCTAAATGCTTATGTCTTCCAGGTTTTGCAAGTGTTGACCAGAGAAATCGGAGCTCAGGTTGTGTAAGGAATTTCACTGCAGAAAGTTGCATGAGCAAAGACGAAAGTGTGAAATATATCATGCAAGCAGTACCTAATACTGTATGGGAagataattctttttcttccctAACATTATTGACCAAAGACGATTGTGAAGCAGCATGTTTGAAGGATTGTAATTGTGAAGCCGCTACGTACAGTGATAGAGTTTGTCAAAAGCAGAGGCTTCCATTGAGATTTGGAGGAAGGGAACTAAGTGGTGTAAACATTGCATTCATCAAGGTAGCTATATCTACTTCCACCATAAATAAAATTGAGCCCTTGGGACGTGAAAGATATTCTCGGAAGGACATAATGATTCTGGGCATCTCATTTGGTGCTTTTGGACTCATTATGTCCGTGATTTCTGCAATTGCAATTTATAACAATCGAGTCCGAGCATATAGAAGGCTCTCTAATAGTGGAAATGTTGATTTAACCGCGGATGTTTCTCCAAGATCATTTACTTATTCTGATCTTGAGAAAATGACTAATGGTTTCAAGGAAGAGCTGGGTAGAGGATCATTTGGGATTGTTTACAAGGGAACAATATGGGATGGTCAGAAGATCGTAGCCGTCAAAAGACTAGAGAAAGTGTTGACTGAGGGGGAGAGAGAGTTTCAAACCGAGATGAAAGTTATTGGAAGAACACACCACAAGAACCTTGTCCGTCTGCTTGGGTATTGTCATGATGGAGAGAATAGGCTTTTGGTATATGAGTACATGAGCAATGGCTCACTTGCAGATATACTCTTCAATCCTGAAAAAAAACTTTGTTGGGATGAAAGAATAGAAATTGCTCGCAACATTGCAAAGGGAATTCTTTATCTCCATGAAGAGTGCGAGTCACAAATCATTCATTGTGACATAAAACCTCAAAACATACTCATGGATGAATATAGGTGTCCAAAAATCTCTGATTTTGGATTGGCAAAGCTACTAAAGCCAGACCAAACCAATACCTTTACAGGTATCCGAGGAACAAAGGGGTATGTTGCACCAGAATGGCATCGAAACCAGCCAGTGACAGTTAAAGCAGATGTATACAGCTTTGGAATTGTTCTGTTGGAGCTTATATGTTGTAGAAAGAGTGTGGATTGGAGTTTTCCTGAAGAAGAAGCTATTCTTGAAGAATGGGCATACTCTTGCTTTGAGGCTCGTGAGCTAGATAAACTAGTTAGTGGTAAGGATGTTGACAAAAGGCAATTGGAGAGAATAGTTGAAGTGGGACTTTGGTGCATTCTTGATGAGCCATCTCTTCGTCCTTCGATGAAAAAGGTTCTGCTAATGCTGGAAGGAACTGTAGATGTCTCAATCCCTTCAAGTCCAACTTCTTTTCTTAGTACCGTATAA